One segment of Nostoc piscinale CENA21 DNA contains the following:
- a CDS encoding sensor histidine kinase, with protein sequence MYEWILPSLSEVLADSQSTMAECSPAKAERQWQMSLAATEHLLIENLATTSGAAPALVLAAPAPLFSQPVLTQNIQTVTFTAKPFNPLALMPFQMPTTTTVAEENSFQEAVLPILPADPLGAEQFCLVFTEKFRLVLVLAECKNGNKRFSFSFEPQIVQQAWRAIGARVMLANPDFCAELDGLVQQYSPVAPDYRIAMQFSQLLLQELPEPEVAKEWETATNVPHSQTPIPTTQHPVPDVELLQAFAHEVRTPLTTIRTMTRLLLKRRDLPAAVVNRLEIIDHECTEQIDRMELLFKAAELETCAATKAANTHLTPMSLHQVLQQSIPRWQQAASRRNLTLEVVVPQQLPTVVSNPTMLDRVLTGLMENFTRSLPAGSHIQVQVIPAGDQLKLQLSPQPQCQDSETADTFVTPPIRKALGQLLMFQPETGTISLNLNATKHLFQAIGGKLIVRQRPQYGEVLTIFLPLEVSHQQKLEVRKN encoded by the coding sequence GTGTACGAATGGATCTTGCCAAGTCTGAGTGAAGTTTTAGCCGACAGTCAATCAACTATGGCTGAATGTTCACCAGCCAAGGCAGAGCGACAGTGGCAAATGAGTTTAGCCGCAACAGAACATTTATTAATTGAGAATTTAGCAACAACTTCTGGGGCTGCACCAGCACTAGTATTAGCTGCACCAGCACCTTTATTTAGTCAACCAGTATTAACTCAAAACATCCAGACGGTTACTTTTACAGCCAAGCCGTTTAACCCCTTGGCTTTGATGCCGTTTCAAATGCCAACCACAACCACGGTAGCCGAAGAAAATTCTTTTCAAGAAGCTGTACTGCCGATACTACCTGCTGATCCCCTAGGTGCCGAGCAGTTTTGCTTGGTATTCACCGAGAAATTCAGATTAGTCTTGGTTTTGGCAGAATGCAAAAATGGCAACAAAAGATTTTCCTTTTCCTTTGAACCCCAGATAGTTCAGCAAGCATGGCGAGCGATCGGAGCGCGGGTAATGCTGGCTAATCCTGATTTTTGCGCGGAACTTGACGGGTTAGTGCAGCAATATTCGCCAGTAGCACCAGATTACCGCATTGCTATGCAGTTTAGTCAGTTGCTACTTCAAGAATTGCCAGAACCAGAAGTTGCGAAAGAGTGGGAAACCGCAACCAATGTACCTCATTCCCAAACACCAATTCCCACTACCCAACATCCAGTTCCCGATGTCGAATTGCTCCAAGCCTTTGCTCATGAGGTTCGCACTCCCTTAACTACCATTCGCACTATGACACGTCTGCTACTCAAGCGGCGTGATTTACCTGCGGCTGTGGTTAACCGCTTAGAAATTATTGATCATGAGTGTACTGAGCAAATTGATCGGATGGAATTGCTGTTCAAGGCAGCAGAACTAGAAACTTGTGCTGCTACAAAAGCGGCTAATACTCATCTTACGCCTATGTCGCTGCATCAAGTTCTGCAACAGAGTATTCCCCGTTGGCAACAAGCTGCATCTCGACGCAACCTCACTTTAGAAGTAGTGGTTCCCCAGCAATTACCTACAGTGGTCAGTAATCCGACAATGTTAGATCGCGTACTGACAGGATTGATGGAGAATTTTACCCGTAGCTTACCTGCTGGGAGCCATATTCAAGTACAGGTCATTCCCGCTGGCGACCAACTCAAGCTGCAATTGTCACCACAACCCCAGTGCCAAGACTCAGAAACAGCAGATACATTTGTTACACCACCAATTCGGAAGGCTCTGGGGCAATTGCTGATGTTTCAACCAGAGACAGGGACAATTAGTTTGAATTTAAATGCTACTAAACACTTGTTCCAAGCGATTGGCGGTAAGCTGATTGTGCGTCAAAGACCTCAATATGGCGAAGTGTTGACGATTTTTTTACCTTTAGAAGTTAGCCATCAACAAAAGTTAGAAGTGAGAAAAAATTAG
- a CDS encoding PEP-CTERM sorting domain-containing protein (PEP-CTERM proteins occur, often in large numbers, in the proteomes of bacteria that also encode an exosortase, a predicted intramembrane cysteine proteinase. The presence of a PEP-CTERM domain at a protein's C-terminus predicts cleavage within the sorting domain, followed by covalent anchoring to some some component of the (usually Gram-negative) cell surface. Many PEP-CTERM proteins exhibit an unusual sequence composition that includes large numbers of potential glycosylation sites. Expression of one such protein has been shown restore the ability of a bacterium to form floc, a type of biofilm.), with amino-acid sequence MATPAPAPAPAPSPTTYYQPPTSQPQPKKVPEPSTLAALSLFGLSTIRLKKVNKKNDGCVSFGNIFKLSSLAKYGLRGDVHFSTHFFYSENYLGFLS; translated from the coding sequence ATAGCAACACCAGCACCAGCGCCTGCACCTGCTCCATCTCCCACAACTTACTATCAACCGCCTACTTCTCAGCCTCAACCTAAGAAAGTACCTGAACCTAGTACACTAGCTGCTTTAAGCTTGTTTGGTCTGAGTACTATCAGATTGAAGAAAGTTAACAAGAAAAATGATGGATGTGTAAGCTTCGGTAATATTTTTAAGCTTTCATCTTTAGCTAAATATGGGTTGAGAGGTGATGTTCACTTCTCAACCCATTTTTTTTATAGTGAAAATTACTTAGGCTTTTTATCTTGA
- a CDS encoding 1-acyl-sn-glycerol-3-phosphate acyltransferase, protein MINQHSENIFHQSLETSSSDKSYKFSWFDWICLWYPPGWLVLFNRHWQHYHSDPDGWNWLEYVLFLIPGGFYLALLIRWLRLGCRSPRKEVGEFNPKYQQAFRQEILAPIVKYYFRGELQQIEHLPQTGPMIVAMNHAGMCFPWDFLTLGYLLSESQGWVVQPLANVSLFEHPWMIWWLPSQWSQVLGAVRAEIQDFETAIAQGKILLYAPEGIRGPGKGWQKRYQLQKFDISFIQLSDRYQIPIMPVVCIGSEFLHPWTVNSKKLQRIIRLPFLPISPLMFILLLFPSMGVWAMKTRLQYFIQPLEQQIHTGKDRADTYQKAQILRNKLQNQITRMLNNVNS, encoded by the coding sequence GTGATTAATCAACACTCCGAGAACATCTTTCACCAGTCGCTAGAAACATCAAGTTCAGACAAAAGCTATAAATTTAGTTGGTTTGATTGGATTTGTCTGTGGTATCCGCCAGGATGGTTAGTTTTGTTTAACCGTCACTGGCAACATTATCACAGTGACCCAGATGGTTGGAATTGGTTGGAATATGTATTATTTTTGATACCGGGTGGATTTTATTTAGCACTACTAATTCGATGGTTGCGCTTGGGTTGTCGTTCTCCCAGAAAAGAAGTTGGAGAATTTAACCCCAAATATCAACAAGCTTTTCGGCAAGAAATTTTAGCCCCAATTGTGAAATATTATTTTCGGGGAGAACTGCAACAAATTGAGCATTTGCCACAAACAGGGCCAATGATTGTGGCGATGAATCATGCAGGTATGTGTTTCCCTTGGGATTTTCTGACTTTGGGTTATTTATTGAGTGAATCACAGGGATGGGTAGTGCAACCATTAGCCAATGTCTCTTTGTTTGAACATCCTTGGATGATTTGGTGGCTACCATCCCAATGGTCGCAAGTATTAGGTGCAGTGCGAGCAGAAATTCAAGACTTTGAGACAGCGATCGCTCAGGGTAAAATTTTACTGTATGCACCCGAAGGCATACGCGGGCCGGGTAAAGGCTGGCAGAAACGCTATCAACTGCAAAAATTCGATATCAGCTTTATTCAGTTAAGCGATCGCTATCAGATTCCGATTATGCCAGTAGTTTGCATCGGTAGCGAATTTTTGCATCCTTGGACTGTGAATAGTAAGAAGTTGCAACGCATCATCAGACTACCATTTTTACCCATATCACCATTAATGTTTATCTTGCTATTATTTCCCTCAATGGGAGTTTGGGCAATGAAAACACGCTTGCAATACTTTATCCAACCCTTAGAACAGCAGATTCATACAGGTAAAGACCGTGCTGATACTTATCAAAAAGCTCAAATCTTGAGAAATAAACTGCAAAATCAAATTACTAGAATGTTGAATAATGTAAATTCGTAG